One segment of Thermococcus alcaliphilus DNA contains the following:
- a CDS encoding DUF512 domain-containing protein — protein MYELTEDYKLRKITKYELDMVDEREDLLIIPPSSKAGSCGNDCVFCYLMQNPPQMIYRVSKHDTLNDPELEDRIAYARKHYDLWIRVTDTSANVRFDEKRIESLYSAGLDEIQISLHTTKKDVRIKLMKNRNAGKVIDLLPKVVENFRVIADIILTPGYNVSDIGEILDDLDRFGVHEVRLFPIGVTKYSRTRALTREELLFVKNVALEKQKELSLKIVISPIFEALLGEFKVPLEPFDIEPSLPTYILTGELAYPEIKRLFPKINVVMVKNDFFGGNIGTAGLLTAHDVLREVEKLPEVDLGVIFLPEVMFYGDFTLDGWKREGLFNKILVEKGYIVETALEPQEIPKMLERL, from the coding sequence ATGTATGAGCTAACAGAGGATTACAAGCTCAGGAAGATTACCAAATATGAGCTTGACATGGTAGATGAGAGGGAAGACCTGCTGATAATTCCTCCGTCCTCTAAGGCGGGCTCATGTGGTAACGATTGCGTTTTTTGTTACCTTATGCAAAATCCTCCCCAGATGATATACAGAGTTTCCAAACATGATACTCTCAACGATCCGGAGCTTGAGGACAGAATAGCCTATGCAAGGAAGCACTACGATTTGTGGATAAGGGTTACAGATACAAGTGCAAACGTCCGCTTTGACGAAAAGAGGATTGAAAGCCTTTACTCAGCTGGGCTTGATGAAATCCAGATATCCCTCCACACAACAAAGAAAGACGTTAGGATTAAGCTTATGAAGAACAGAAACGCCGGAAAAGTCATTGACCTTTTACCAAAGGTCGTGGAGAACTTTAGGGTCATAGCGGACATAATCTTAACTCCCGGCTACAACGTCTCCGATATAGGTGAGATTCTGGATGATTTGGATAGATTTGGTGTCCATGAAGTTAGGCTCTTCCCAATTGGGGTTACGAAGTACTCAAGGACTAGAGCTTTAACACGGGAGGAGCTTCTTTTTGTTAAAAACGTCGCCCTTGAGAAGCAGAAAGAGCTGAGCCTAAAGATAGTCATCTCACCAATTTTTGAGGCTCTTCTTGGTGAGTTCAAAGTTCCCTTGGAGCCCTTTGACATCGAGCCATCTTTACCAACTTACATTCTCACCGGGGAGCTCGCTTATCCAGAAATCAAGCGCCTCTTCCCAAAAATAAACGTTGTCATGGTCAAGAACGACTTCTTCGGAGGAAACATAGGTACTGCTGGATTACTAACGGCTCATGACGTCCTTAGAGAAGTTGAAAAACTGCCAGAGGTGGATTTGGGAGTAATTTTCCTCCCAGAGGTCATGTTTTATGGAGATTTCACTTTAGACGGCTGGAAAAGAGAAGGACTTTTCAACAAAATCTTAGTGGAAAAGGGCTACATTGTGGAGACAGCCTTAGAGCCTCAAGAGATTCCAAAAATGCTTGAGAGGCTATGA
- the porB gene encoding pyruvate synthase subunit PorB, with product MAVRKPPITTREYWAPGHAACAGCGPAIVMKLATKAFSEAMEEKYGDPNAFAIAHATGCMEVVSAVFPYTAWKAPWVHVAFENAAAAASGVEAAWKKLGRKGKILAIGGDGGTADIGLQALSGMLERRHNVVYLMYDNEAYMNTGIQRSSSTPYGAWTTTSPPGKYSIGEDKPKKWVALIAAAHQIPYVATASIGDPYDFYRKMKKAASVDGPAFVQVLAPCVPGWRIPPEKTIEVAKLAIETGLWPLFEIENGDFHNIKFQRFPKDGKFKKPIEDYLRLQGRFKHLFKRPEAIQELKNQIKELWRILGKEVELP from the coding sequence ATGGCTGTTAGAAAGCCCCCTATCACAACTCGCGAATACTGGGCACCTGGTCACGCTGCATGTGCCGGTTGTGGACCGGCTATAGTCATGAAGCTTGCCACAAAGGCATTTAGTGAGGCTATGGAAGAGAAGTACGGTGATCCAAACGCTTTTGCAATAGCTCACGCCACAGGATGTATGGAAGTTGTCTCTGCTGTTTTCCCATACACAGCTTGGAAAGCTCCATGGGTTCACGTAGCTTTTGAAAACGCTGCTGCTGCAGCCAGCGGTGTTGAAGCTGCATGGAAGAAGCTCGGCAGAAAAGGAAAGATACTTGCTATTGGTGGAGATGGTGGTACAGCTGACATTGGTCTCCAAGCACTCTCCGGAATGCTTGAGAGAAGGCACAACGTGGTCTACCTCATGTACGATAACGAGGCCTACATGAATACCGGTATCCAGAGGAGTTCCTCAACCCCATATGGAGCATGGACAACCACCTCACCTCCAGGGAAGTACTCAATTGGTGAGGACAAGCCAAAGAAGTGGGTGGCATTAATAGCTGCAGCCCACCAAATCCCATACGTTGCAACGGCTAGCATTGGGGATCCATATGATTTCTACAGGAAGATGAAGAAGGCAGCTAGTGTTGATGGGCCAGCGTTTGTTCAGGTTTTGGCGCCATGTGTCCCTGGATGGAGGATTCCACCGGAGAAGACAATTGAAGTAGCCAAGCTAGCGATTGAAACAGGTCTTTGGCCACTATTTGAGATTGAGAACGGAGACTTCCACAACATAAAGTTCCAGAGGTTCCCCAAGGATGGAAAGTTCAAGAAGCCAATTGAAGACTATCTTAGGTTGCAAGGAAGATTTAAGCACCTCTTCAAGAGACCCGAGGCGATACAAGAGCTCAAGAACCAGATAAAGGAGCTATGGAGAATTCTCGGTAAAGAAGTCGAACTTCCGTGA
- a CDS encoding TldD/PmbA family protein, whose product MEELIRFGERFFDELEIAMYKSREAGVQIELNEVSTSALRERVVTVVRGVKDKRLGVAIVDSGDKEKIKEAVERAYKMAKLNKPDEKWVSFPEPGKYREPRKVDKELKEVSPDYFVELAKEGIGMASEEGIVVAGGGGGTEWGESLIMNSHGVNVSQEGGGAFFYIELVGMREGKVTPGIFDFDAKLSLKLDIESVVKNALQKVKWAFKTEKSKTEEAKVVVEPWAVSSLLSYALFPAFSGERLVKGTTPLANKIGESVSNELLTIYDDPLHELSINPVIADDEGVPTKRNVIVEKGVFKGFIWDNYWAKIHGTESTGNGKRNLSTGGISIGFHNVVIENGKRSLEEIIEEIEHGYLVDGFQGAHSSNPDNGNFAVVANPAFLIENGEVKGATVFMMSGNVYELLPNLYAVSKEQKVLPFGGSMVVPSMAFENVRIAGK is encoded by the coding sequence ATGGAAGAGCTAATTCGTTTTGGAGAAAGATTCTTTGATGAGCTTGAGATTGCCATGTACAAGAGCAGGGAGGCAGGTGTTCAAATTGAGCTCAATGAGGTCTCCACTTCAGCCTTAAGGGAGAGAGTTGTTACCGTTGTTAGGGGTGTTAAAGACAAAAGGCTTGGAGTTGCCATCGTTGACAGCGGAGATAAAGAGAAAATCAAAGAGGCTGTAGAGAGAGCATATAAAATGGCAAAGCTCAACAAGCCCGATGAAAAGTGGGTTTCATTCCCAGAGCCTGGAAAGTACAGAGAGCCAAGAAAAGTTGATAAAGAACTTAAAGAAGTTTCTCCAGACTACTTCGTGGAGCTCGCGAAAGAAGGCATTGGAATGGCGTCGGAAGAAGGGATAGTTGTTGCAGGTGGCGGTGGCGGAACAGAATGGGGAGAAAGCCTGATAATGAATTCCCACGGTGTTAACGTATCTCAAGAAGGCGGAGGGGCTTTCTTTTACATTGAACTCGTTGGGATGAGGGAAGGAAAAGTGACCCCCGGCATTTTTGACTTCGATGCTAAGCTTTCCCTCAAGCTTGATATAGAAAGCGTCGTTAAAAACGCTTTGCAAAAAGTTAAATGGGCATTTAAAACCGAAAAAAGCAAGACAGAGGAAGCAAAAGTAGTAGTAGAACCATGGGCAGTTTCGAGCCTTTTATCCTATGCACTATTCCCGGCATTCAGTGGAGAGAGGCTTGTCAAGGGCACAACTCCGTTAGCTAATAAAATAGGTGAAAGTGTTTCAAACGAGCTCCTCACAATCTATGACGATCCGCTTCACGAGCTCAGCATAAACCCGGTTATAGCGGACGATGAGGGCGTTCCAACGAAGAGAAATGTAATAGTGGAGAAAGGAGTTTTCAAAGGCTTTATATGGGACAACTACTGGGCAAAGATTCACGGAACTGAAAGCACTGGAAATGGAAAGAGGAACCTGTCTACCGGAGGAATAAGCATAGGGTTCCACAACGTCGTGATTGAGAACGGCAAGAGAAGCCTCGAAGAGATTATCGAGGAGATAGAGCATGGCTATCTTGTAGATGGCTTCCAGGGAGCTCATTCAAGCAACCCAGACAATGGAAACTTTGCCGTTGTAGCTAATCCAGCATTTCTAATTGAGAATGGGGAGGTAAAGGGCGCTACAGTGTTCATGATGAGCGGCAACGTTTATGAGCTGTTGCCAAACCTCTACGCGGTAAGCAAAGAGCAAAAAGTACTGCCCTTCGGAGGAAGCATGGTTGTGCCTTCAATGGCCTTCGAGAACGTTAGAATAGCGGGAAAGTAG
- a CDS encoding Mrp/NBP35 family ATP-binding protein, with the protein MTIKTPPSFNVPGLGVDPLTQRIKEKEKQWKYKVAVLSGKGGVGKSTVAVNLATALAKQGYFVGILDADVHGPNVAKMLGVENAEVLAEKFEDGHFEMIPPMNDFLGQTTPIKVMSMGLMVPEDQPIIWRGSLVTKAIKQLLGDVKWGSLDFMIVDFPPGTGDQILTVTQTIQLDAAIIVTTPQEVALLDTGKAVNMMKQMNVPYIAVIENMSYLICPHCGNKIDLFGEGGGEKLAKKEGVDFLGKVPIDLKAREASDNGIPIVLYEDTPAAKAFMEIAQKLVTKLEELKKKE; encoded by the coding sequence ATGACAATAAAAACTCCGCCTAGTTTTAACGTACCCGGATTGGGTGTTGATCCTCTCACCCAGAGGATAAAGGAAAAAGAGAAGCAGTGGAAATACAAAGTAGCGGTCTTAAGTGGAAAAGGAGGCGTTGGAAAATCTACAGTCGCAGTAAACCTAGCGACGGCCCTTGCAAAGCAGGGCTATTTCGTGGGCATTTTGGATGCAGATGTGCACGGCCCAAACGTGGCAAAAATGCTTGGTGTTGAAAATGCTGAAGTTCTTGCAGAGAAGTTTGAGGATGGACATTTCGAGATGATACCTCCAATGAACGACTTTCTGGGTCAAACAACTCCAATTAAGGTCATGAGTATGGGACTCATGGTTCCTGAAGACCAGCCAATAATATGGAGGGGCTCTCTCGTCACAAAAGCCATTAAACAGCTTCTCGGTGATGTAAAGTGGGGAAGCTTGGACTTCATGATCGTGGACTTTCCTCCAGGAACGGGAGACCAAATCTTAACCGTTACTCAAACAATCCAGCTCGATGCGGCTATAATAGTCACCACCCCTCAAGAGGTGGCTTTGCTTGATACCGGTAAAGCGGTAAATATGATGAAGCAGATGAACGTTCCTTACATAGCGGTCATTGAGAACATGAGCTATCTAATATGCCCCCATTGTGGAAATAAAATTGATCTCTTTGGAGAGGGAGGCGGAGAAAAATTAGCAAAGAAGGAAGGAGTTGACTTCCTTGGAAAAGTTCCTATAGATTTGAAGGCTAGAGAGGCAAGCGACAACGGTATACCCATAGTCCTTTATGAAGACACTCCGGCGGCAAAAGCATTTATGGAAATAGCCCAAAAACTTGTTACAAAACTGGAAGAGCTAAAGAAAAAAGAGTAA
- a CDS encoding DUF2110 family protein — MEIVILEKIYGDRSGFEKLNKKLKSLIGDLEVSWKIGITQKQWAKISLEGEDEEISANLIREEFGEVPYKLSKVKEGETYRGRFIDLGKVGYGVYVDIGVFSPTPKDVLIPLYYLKSTFGDKPARQFIREFGWVDHLPVELEITKVEFGAREMEGKFSERQLKQIEKWTTDGYDKIFVAGTISEKVEEALIKTGHSRDVKRLEELGLMETLLVLKKGTQAPGIIKEIGPHLKAAVFGAIKFEE; from the coding sequence ATGGAGATTGTTATTCTTGAGAAGATATATGGCGATAGGAGTGGCTTTGAAAAGCTCAATAAAAAGCTTAAATCCCTTATTGGAGATCTGGAAGTTTCGTGGAAGATAGGGATCACTCAAAAACAATGGGCTAAAATATCCCTCGAAGGAGAAGACGAAGAAATTTCTGCAAATCTCATACGGGAGGAGTTTGGGGAAGTTCCATATAAGTTAAGCAAGGTAAAGGAAGGGGAAACATACAGGGGAAGGTTTATTGACCTTGGAAAAGTAGGTTATGGAGTCTACGTTGACATTGGAGTATTCTCGCCGACCCCAAAGGATGTTTTGATCCCCCTTTATTATCTCAAGTCCACCTTTGGAGACAAGCCGGCTAGACAGTTCATAAGAGAGTTTGGCTGGGTAGATCATTTGCCAGTAGAATTAGAAATCACAAAAGTGGAGTTTGGGGCTAGAGAGATGGAAGGAAAATTCAGCGAAAGGCAGCTAAAACAAATAGAAAAGTGGACAACCGATGGATATGACAAGATATTCGTCGCTGGCACAATAAGTGAAAAGGTCGAAGAAGCACTAATAAAAACAGGACATTCAAGAGATGTAAAAAGACTCGAAGAGCTTGGACTTATGGAAACTCTTTTGGTTCTTAAAAAGGGCACACAGGCCCCTGGAATTATTAAGGAGATAGGACCTCATCTAAAAGCCGCGGTGTTTGGGGCAATTAAGTTTGAAGAGTGA
- a CDS encoding ABC transporter permease has translation MILPAVIEKEFRMFFRYPLRVISSILVGLVFLLQFVFFGQAVLGGRYSQLLASSTGMGDYPTYALIGYVLWWVSVSPMEAYVWGVRRELQRGTFEMNVLSPARILELLSGLAVSWLLMDSALMGIVFVIGALIFDIPLTFAIILKSIPIILASLLAFLGFGFIFAGLVMLLKNIGPFAQIFEFGMLFFSGVFFPLSVMPKWLVAFSKVFPLTHAASAVRAIFVGKTYAEIQGEIVWLLFLVPLYWMIGYLIFKWAEKITRVVGYGGY, from the coding sequence TTGATATTGCCTGCTGTAATAGAGAAGGAATTTAGGATGTTTTTCAGGTATCCTTTGAGGGTAATAAGCTCTATTCTCGTTGGGTTAGTTTTCCTTCTTCAGTTTGTCTTCTTTGGGCAGGCTGTCCTTGGAGGGAGGTATTCACAGCTTTTGGCGAGCTCTACGGGCATGGGGGATTATCCAACGTACGCTTTGATTGGCTACGTTTTGTGGTGGGTTTCAGTTTCGCCGATGGAAGCTTATGTATGGGGAGTAAGGAGAGAGCTCCAAAGGGGAACCTTTGAGATGAATGTTCTTTCTCCAGCGAGGATTTTAGAGCTCCTCTCCGGATTGGCTGTTAGCTGGCTTTTAATGGATTCTGCTCTCATGGGAATCGTCTTTGTAATTGGTGCCTTGATATTTGATATTCCTCTCACGTTTGCAATAATTCTGAAGTCTATTCCAATTATTCTGGCATCACTATTGGCTTTTTTGGGATTTGGGTTCATCTTTGCTGGGCTTGTGATGCTTCTAAAGAACATAGGGCCTTTTGCTCAGATATTTGAGTTTGGAATGCTCTTTTTCTCCGGCGTCTTCTTCCCCCTTAGTGTAATGCCCAAATGGCTGGTTGCTTTTTCAAAGGTGTTTCCACTTACCCATGCTGCCTCCGCTGTTAGGGCAATCTTTGTTGGAAAAACCTACGCAGAAATACAAGGGGAGATAGTGTGGCTTCTCTTTTTAGTTCCTCTCTACTGGATGATTGGGTATCTAATTTTCAAATGGGCTGAAAAGATAACCCGGGTGGTTGGTTATGGAGGTTACTAA
- a CDS encoding ABC transporter ATP-binding protein has protein sequence MYAVEVFDLKKRYPKKIPLPLRKVEWVEAVKGISFKVKKGELFGLLGPNGAGKTTTIKMLTTLLEPTEGEAKILGYDIRKDAREIRKRINLVAEGERTLYWRLSAYENLKYFARIYYVPKREEKERIEELLRLVGLWERKDDLVMNYSRGMKQRLAIAKALINDPEVLFLDEPTLGLDVQSSIFVREFIRKLVDEKGKTVLLTTHYMIEAEQLCDRIAIIDHGRIIALDTPDGLKKLVKDEDAVEIRLKWEGTFDSLPWRMAVVDEDSERGIITLRGQMDEEELPKLVEWLVKKGAKIISVEQKEPTLEDVFIKLTGRGLRD, from the coding sequence ATGTATGCAGTTGAGGTCTTTGATTTGAAGAAGAGGTATCCTAAAAAGATTCCTCTCCCGTTAAGAAAGGTAGAATGGGTTGAGGCGGTTAAGGGCATCAGCTTTAAGGTTAAAAAGGGCGAACTTTTTGGCCTTCTTGGGCCCAATGGGGCTGGAAAGACCACTACAATAAAAATGCTAACCACTCTGCTTGAGCCTACTGAAGGAGAAGCGAAAATCTTGGGATATGATATAAGGAAAGATGCAAGGGAAATTAGAAAGAGAATAAACCTTGTGGCAGAGGGAGAGAGAACTCTTTACTGGCGTTTGAGTGCGTACGAAAACCTGAAATATTTTGCGAGGATTTATTATGTCCCCAAGAGAGAGGAAAAAGAAAGAATTGAAGAACTCCTCAGATTGGTTGGACTGTGGGAGAGGAAAGATGATTTGGTTATGAACTACTCGAGGGGGATGAAGCAGAGGCTGGCTATAGCAAAGGCTTTGATAAACGACCCGGAAGTTCTGTTTTTGGATGAACCTACCCTAGGCTTAGATGTGCAGAGCTCCATATTCGTTAGGGAATTTATAAGGAAGCTTGTTGATGAGAAAGGAAAAACCGTCCTCCTAACGACTCACTACATGATCGAGGCGGAGCAGCTCTGTGATAGGATAGCCATAATAGACCATGGTAGGATTATAGCCCTCGATACTCCGGATGGGCTTAAAAAACTTGTTAAAGACGAAGATGCCGTGGAAATACGCCTCAAATGGGAGGGTACTTTTGATAGCTTACCTTGGAGAATGGCGGTTGTAGATGAGGATTCCGAAAGGGGAATTATAACCTTAAGAGGCCAGATGGATGAGGAAGAGCTTCCCAAGCTAGTCGAGTGGCTTGTAAAGAAGGGAGCGAAAATAATAAGCGTAGAACAGAAAGAGCCAACTCTTGAGGACGTTTTTATAAAGCTCACCGGAAGGGGGTTAAGGGATTGA
- the tfe gene encoding transcription factor E, which yields MEVLLMARRKNKELLKFAEEIGGEEAIEVIKALEKKKEATDEEIAEMTGIRVNTVRKILYALYDNQLAEFRRVRDKDTGWYYYYWRLETRRLPEIIRARKMQELKRLKEMLEEETKEVYYHCGTPGHPRLTFDEAMEYEFRCPLCGEMLMQYDNSEIVKELQEKIKKLEKELGIKA from the coding sequence TTGGAGGTCTTACTTATGGCCAGAAGAAAAAACAAAGAACTCCTGAAATTCGCAGAGGAGATAGGCGGAGAAGAGGCGATTGAGGTAATCAAGGCTCTCGAAAAGAAAAAAGAGGCAACCGATGAAGAGATAGCGGAGATGACTGGAATTAGGGTAAATACCGTCAGAAAAATCTTATACGCCCTCTACGACAATCAGCTTGCAGAATTCAGAAGGGTTAGGGACAAAGATACAGGATGGTACTACTATTACTGGCGCCTCGAAACAAGGAGATTACCGGAAATCATAAGAGCAAGAAAAATGCAGGAGCTCAAAAGATTAAAAGAGATGCTTGAGGAGGAAACTAAAGAAGTCTACTACCACTGCGGAACTCCCGGTCATCCAAGACTGACTTTTGATGAGGCAATGGAATATGAGTTCAGATGCCCTCTGTGCGGTGAAATGCTTATGCAGTACGACAACAGCGAAATAGTTAAAGAGCTCCAAGAAAAAATCAAGAAGCTTGAAAAGGAACTGGGAATAAAGGCGTGA
- a CDS encoding ABC transporter permease, producing the protein MEVTNELRALYGVAVKSWRIFLSYRVWFISDVMLGFFFVGQALLIGIGLTGERNSPALQQLTGYSDYVTFAVLGFMVLGFGLTFLSGFVWSVVDELYAGTLEYSFAAPIRRLTFFMGNVLTRIFLSLIYMAIYIPLFVVIFDISFNFFNFIKALPVLLVGTVGMIGMGMAAAGIVLYLKDPGPFITILEMLVFALSGAMYPISILPKGLQIMAKILPYAPTSEAVRKVVAYGYEKSVGEISYLIVLSLLYALLGYLGYKWSEKQAKTVGLKSY; encoded by the coding sequence ATGGAGGTTACTAACGAACTCAGAGCGCTTTACGGTGTTGCAGTTAAGAGCTGGAGAATCTTCTTGAGTTATAGGGTGTGGTTTATCAGCGATGTCATGTTGGGGTTTTTCTTTGTTGGCCAGGCTCTGCTGATAGGAATAGGCCTCACCGGAGAGAGAAATTCCCCCGCACTTCAACAGCTTACTGGATACTCAGACTACGTGACTTTTGCAGTCTTGGGATTTATGGTATTGGGCTTTGGCTTGACTTTTCTAAGCGGCTTTGTGTGGAGCGTTGTTGATGAACTCTATGCTGGCACCCTCGAGTACTCCTTTGCAGCCCCAATAAGGAGACTGACGTTTTTCATGGGCAACGTTCTTACCAGAATTTTCTTGTCACTAATCTACATGGCAATTTACATTCCCCTTTTTGTCGTGATATTTGACATTAGCTTTAACTTCTTCAATTTTATCAAAGCCCTCCCAGTGTTGCTTGTGGGTACGGTGGGAATGATAGGGATGGGAATGGCCGCCGCTGGCATCGTTCTTTATTTAAAAGACCCGGGTCCGTTTATAACGATTCTTGAAATGCTGGTCTTTGCTTTAAGCGGTGCGATGTATCCAATTTCAATCTTGCCTAAGGGATTGCAGATAATGGCGAAAATCCTTCCCTATGCCCCAACTAGTGAAGCCGTAAGAAAAGTTGTTGCCTATGGCTATGAAAAATCTGTTGGAGAGATTTCCTATCTTATAGTTCTTTCTCTGCTCTATGCCCTTTTGGGATACTTGGGATACAAGTGGAGCGAAAAGCAAGCAAAAACCGTTGGCTTAAAGAGCTACTAA
- a CDS encoding ADP-dependent ribose-1-phosphate kinase has product MFDVIAIGNLNYDITLLVERFPEFHEKVIAKRAHFGLGGAAGNTASWLAHMGVKVGFIGAVGNDEIGEAHINYFKKIGVDVGGIKVVNEHSGIAISLIKGEDKRIVKHLGANAYRDVDFEYLSKARHIHMSSNPKELIEKTANFAFENGISVSLDIGEAEVPKSVEDKITYLLMNEDEFKRKYGSLEKIHDVKAKNVIITLNGGGAMVRDDKGKVFEIRGLSAEVVDSTGAGDAFDAGFIYGILKGWELRDAAKLGTLLAYLTVQKVGARSAIIPLEEIKKIAEELNLGLPF; this is encoded by the coding sequence ATGTTTGATGTAATTGCAATAGGAAACCTCAACTATGATATAACCCTCCTCGTGGAGAGATTTCCCGAGTTTCATGAGAAGGTAATTGCCAAGAGAGCCCACTTCGGATTGGGGGGTGCTGCAGGCAATACCGCTTCTTGGTTAGCCCATATGGGAGTTAAGGTGGGATTTATTGGAGCAGTCGGTAACGATGAGATTGGCGAGGCACACATAAACTATTTTAAGAAGATTGGCGTTGATGTGGGGGGCATTAAAGTTGTTAACGAGCACTCGGGAATAGCTATCTCCCTGATAAAAGGAGAGGACAAGAGGATAGTAAAGCACCTCGGTGCTAACGCATACAGAGACGTTGATTTTGAGTACCTTTCCAAAGCTAGGCACATCCACATGTCATCAAACCCAAAAGAGCTCATTGAAAAGACTGCTAACTTTGCCTTTGAGAATGGAATTTCCGTTTCCTTGGATATAGGTGAGGCTGAGGTGCCAAAGTCTGTTGAAGACAAAATAACCTACCTGCTGATGAACGAAGATGAGTTCAAGCGAAAGTATGGAAGCCTGGAGAAAATCCATGATGTTAAAGCTAAAAACGTCATCATAACATTAAACGGTGGTGGAGCGATGGTTAGAGATGATAAAGGAAAAGTTTTTGAGATTAGAGGGCTGAGTGCTGAAGTAGTAGATTCCACCGGAGCCGGAGATGCCTTTGATGCTGGATTTATTTATGGGATTCTTAAAGGATGGGAGCTGAGGGATGCGGCAAAACTTGGAACTCTACTAGCATATCTAACGGTACAGAAAGTTGGTGCCAGAAGCGCAATTATTCCACTGGAGGAGATTAAAAAAATAGCAGAAGAGCTGAACTTAGGACTTCCCTTTTAG
- a CDS encoding TldD/PmbA family protein, with protein sequence MEDRLEKALNWALENFKADYIEIRYENISKNTLELKDGTFTTFAGKGQMGVAIRVLADGAWGFASTNRLENLEKAIESAYRLAKATAKAKKEKIQLAEIKTHEDVVKSKMKIKPREVPIEEKVERLMDLEALLKEDGAIKSTWLRYEDASGEKILITNEGTKIKWDLNYVWQYVWATGKEGERLAAARDEVGAVDYGWELFKEKEPNEEVAKRVIRKVHAQLEGVAPKRGEFPIVAGPIVVGIIAHEALGHLAEADLTINSPFKDLIGKQIAPEYVTMSERIVEGGFGNDRYDDEGVPVKDIHIIENGILKEIMLNREYAHKWNMEPNGHARAENYTYPPIIRMRNTIFEPGDWKFEEMIEDIKFGYYVVDFRGGQAQLNSAFQVGVQEGYMIENGEITKPIRDTSISGIAIEALKKISAVGNDFGLEMGRCGKGQTAFVSSGGPHMRFDGGIIIG encoded by the coding sequence ATGGAAGATAGATTAGAAAAAGCCCTTAACTGGGCTCTCGAAAACTTCAAAGCGGACTACATAGAAATCCGCTATGAAAACATCAGCAAGAACACTCTGGAGCTCAAGGATGGAACTTTCACGACTTTTGCAGGCAAGGGACAAATGGGAGTTGCTATTAGGGTTCTAGCAGATGGAGCTTGGGGATTTGCCTCAACAAACAGACTTGAAAACCTTGAAAAAGCCATAGAAAGCGCATACAGACTTGCAAAAGCAACGGCAAAAGCCAAAAAGGAGAAAATTCAGCTTGCAGAGATAAAGACTCACGAGGATGTAGTGAAGAGCAAGATGAAAATAAAGCCCAGAGAAGTCCCAATAGAGGAAAAAGTTGAGAGGCTAATGGACTTGGAGGCTCTTCTCAAAGAAGACGGAGCCATAAAATCAACGTGGCTTCGCTATGAAGACGCAAGCGGGGAAAAGATCCTCATAACAAACGAGGGTACAAAGATAAAGTGGGATTTGAACTACGTATGGCAGTATGTCTGGGCAACTGGCAAGGAAGGGGAAAGGCTTGCCGCTGCAAGAGATGAGGTCGGAGCGGTAGACTACGGCTGGGAGCTTTTCAAAGAAAAAGAGCCCAACGAAGAAGTCGCCAAGAGGGTCATTAGAAAAGTTCATGCACAGTTAGAGGGCGTTGCACCAAAGCGGGGAGAATTCCCAATAGTTGCCGGGCCGATAGTGGTGGGCATTATAGCCCACGAAGCTCTTGGACACCTTGCAGAGGCGGATTTGACAATAAACTCTCCGTTTAAAGATTTGATTGGAAAGCAGATTGCTCCGGAATACGTTACAATGAGCGAGCGCATAGTTGAAGGGGGCTTTGGAAACGACCGCTATGACGATGAGGGCGTTCCGGTCAAAGACATTCACATAATTGAAAACGGAATTTTGAAGGAGATAATGCTCAACAGAGAATATGCCCACAAGTGGAATATGGAGCCAAACGGCCACGCGAGGGCTGAAAACTACACCTATCCCCCGATAATAAGAATGCGTAACACAATTTTTGAGCCGGGAGACTGGAAGTTTGAGGAGATGATAGAGGACATCAAGTTCGGCTATTATGTAGTTGATTTCAGAGGAGGCCAGGCACAGCTCAACTCAGCCTTCCAAGTAGGAGTTCAAGAGGGCTACATGATTGAGAACGGCGAGATAACAAAGCCCATAAGGGACACTTCAATAAGCGGAATTGCCATCGAAGCATTAAAGAAGATAAGTGCCGTAGGAAATGACTTTGGTCTCGAAATGGGGAGATGTGGAAAAGGACAGACGGCTTTTGTAAGTTCTGGTGGGCCACATATGCGCTTTGATGGGGGAATAATAATAGGGTGA